Proteins found in one Hypericibacter terrae genomic segment:
- a CDS encoding MFS transporter codes for MSAQEGTAGKLGAQRGITDKRLVVFASSLGTVFEWYDFYLYGSLAAIIAKQFFSAVNPTAGFIFALLAFAAGFFVRPFGALVFGRLGDLVGRKYTFLITIVIMGLSTFIVGLLPSYATIGILAPVILIVLRLLQGLALGGEYGGAATYVAEHSAPNRRGFMTSWIQTTATLGLFLSLLVILGVRTWMGEEEFGAWGWRIPFLVSIVLLGISVWIRLKLSETPLFQQMKAEGKGSTAPLTESFGRWGNLKIVILALLGLTAGQAVVWYTGQFYALFFLTQTLKVAPATANILIAVSLLIGTPFFIFFGWLSDKIGRKLIILGGCLLAVITYFPVFHGIAYFANPALYAAQASAPVTVIADPAACSFQFNPVGTAKFLSSCDIAKSFLAKNSVNYENEAAAAGAVAQIKVGDTVIDSFEGNGLAPEDFKAKTDAFTKAVGDATKAAGYPAKADPAQINYFMVTLLLLYLVILVTMVYGPIAAMLVEMFPTRIRYTSMSLPYHIGNGWFGGFLPTVAFAMVAAKGDIYYGLWYPIVVAAMTFVVGMIFIRETKDHRIDVL; via the coding sequence ATGAGCGCTCAAGAAGGCACCGCCGGCAAGCTCGGCGCGCAACGCGGCATAACGGACAAGCGGCTGGTGGTTTTCGCCTCCTCGCTCGGCACCGTGTTCGAGTGGTACGACTTTTACTTGTATGGCTCGCTGGCCGCGATCATCGCCAAGCAGTTCTTCTCCGCGGTCAACCCGACGGCGGGCTTCATTTTCGCCCTGCTGGCCTTTGCCGCCGGCTTCTTCGTGCGCCCGTTCGGCGCGCTGGTGTTCGGCCGGCTGGGCGATCTGGTGGGCCGCAAATACACCTTCCTGATCACGATCGTGATCATGGGCTTGTCGACCTTCATCGTCGGCCTGCTGCCGAGCTATGCCACGATCGGCATTCTGGCGCCGGTGATCCTGATCGTGCTGCGCCTGCTCCAGGGCCTGGCGCTCGGCGGCGAATATGGCGGTGCCGCCACCTATGTGGCCGAGCATTCGGCTCCCAACCGGCGCGGCTTCATGACGAGCTGGATCCAGACCACGGCGACCCTGGGCCTGTTCCTGTCGCTCCTCGTCATTCTTGGCGTGCGCACCTGGATGGGTGAGGAGGAATTCGGCGCCTGGGGTTGGCGTATTCCATTCCTGGTCTCGATCGTCCTGCTGGGAATCTCGGTCTGGATCCGGCTCAAGCTCAGTGAAACGCCGCTGTTCCAGCAGATGAAGGCCGAGGGCAAAGGATCGACGGCGCCGCTCACCGAATCCTTCGGGCGTTGGGGAAACCTCAAGATCGTGATCCTGGCCCTGCTCGGCCTCACCGCCGGCCAGGCCGTCGTCTGGTACACGGGCCAGTTCTATGCGTTGTTCTTCCTGACCCAGACACTGAAGGTCGCGCCAGCGACGGCGAACATCCTGATTGCCGTGTCGCTCCTCATCGGCACGCCCTTCTTCATCTTCTTTGGGTGGCTGTCGGACAAGATCGGCCGCAAGTTGATCATTCTCGGCGGCTGTCTCCTGGCCGTGATCACCTATTTCCCGGTGTTCCACGGGATCGCCTATTTCGCCAATCCGGCGCTCTACGCTGCCCAGGCGAGCGCGCCGGTGACGGTGATCGCCGATCCGGCGGCCTGCTCCTTCCAGTTCAATCCGGTGGGCACGGCGAAGTTCCTGAGCTCCTGCGATATCGCCAAGAGCTTCCTCGCCAAGAATTCCGTCAACTACGAAAACGAGGCGGCCGCGGCGGGCGCCGTAGCGCAGATCAAGGTGGGCGACACCGTGATCGACAGCTTCGAAGGCAACGGCCTGGCGCCCGAGGATTTCAAGGCCAAGACCGATGCCTTCACGAAGGCTGTCGGCGATGCGACCAAGGCGGCAGGCTATCCCGCCAAGGCCGATCCCGCGCAGATCAACTATTTCATGGTCACGCTGCTGCTGCTCTACTTGGTGATCCTGGTCACCATGGTTTACGGCCCGATCGCGGCGATGCTGGTCGAGATGTTCCCGACCCGCATCCGCTACACATCGATGTCGCTGCCCTATCACATCGGCAATGGCTGGTTCGGCGGCTTCCTGCCGACCGTGGCCTTCGCGATGGTGGCCGCCAAGGGCGACATCTATTACGGCCTCTGGTACCCGATCGTGGTGGCGGCGATGACCTTCGTCGTCGGCATGATCTTCATCCGCGAGACCAAGGATCACCGGATCGACGTGCTCTAG
- the mnmA gene encoding tRNA 2-thiouridine(34) synthase MnmA, with translation MGPALDDLTAPLRLEGVAPGARVVAAMSGGVDSSVAAALLAHAGYEVVGITLQLYDHGAAVSRKGACCAGQDIYDAKRVADQLAIDHYVLDYEARFRTAVIEDFADSYLAGETPIPCVRCNERVKFGDLLGTARELGAAALATGHYVRRLEGSAGAELHRAVDPSRDQSYFLFATTGAQLDYLRFPLGHLEKRETRAIAERLGLGVAAKPDSQDICFVPSGRYAEVVEKLRPGAAEPGDIVHVDGRLLGRHEGLLHFTVGQRRGIGISESQVDGEPLYVVRLDPVRRRLVVGPRSALGIAAIRLGNVNWLAHQSPGDEGEAVEVKLRSAAAPVPARLWLDGGSGARVELAEPQLGVAPGQACVFYRGSRVLGGGWIRRDEAKAEAAA, from the coding sequence ATGGGACCCGCCCTCGATGACCTGACCGCCCCGCTGCGCCTGGAAGGCGTGGCGCCGGGGGCGCGTGTCGTGGCCGCCATGTCGGGCGGGGTGGACAGCTCGGTCGCCGCGGCCTTGCTCGCCCATGCCGGCTACGAGGTGGTGGGGATCACGCTCCAGCTCTACGACCATGGCGCCGCGGTCAGCCGCAAGGGGGCCTGCTGCGCCGGCCAGGACATCTATGACGCCAAGCGCGTCGCCGACCAGCTCGCCATCGATCACTACGTGCTCGATTACGAGGCGCGGTTCCGCACGGCCGTGATCGAGGATTTCGCCGACAGCTATCTCGCCGGCGAGACGCCGATCCCTTGCGTGCGCTGCAATGAGCGCGTGAAGTTCGGCGATCTCCTGGGCACGGCGCGCGAGCTGGGCGCGGCTGCCCTCGCCACCGGCCATTATGTGCGCCGCCTCGAAGGTTCCGCCGGCGCCGAACTCCATCGCGCCGTCGACCCGAGCCGCGACCAGAGCTATTTCCTGTTCGCGACCACGGGTGCGCAGCTCGATTACCTGCGCTTTCCCCTGGGCCATCTCGAGAAGCGCGAGACCCGCGCCATCGCCGAGCGCCTGGGCCTCGGCGTCGCCGCCAAGCCCGACAGCCAGGATATCTGCTTCGTGCCCTCGGGCCGCTACGCCGAGGTGGTGGAGAAGCTGCGCCCCGGTGCGGCCGAGCCCGGTGACATCGTGCATGTCGATGGGCGCCTGTTGGGCCGCCATGAGGGGTTGCTGCATTTCACCGTGGGCCAGCGTCGCGGGATCGGCATCTCCGAAAGCCAGGTCGACGGCGAGCCGCTCTATGTGGTGCGCCTGGATCCCGTGCGCCGGCGGCTTGTGGTCGGCCCCAGATCGGCGCTCGGCATCGCCGCGATTCGACTTGGCAATGTGAATTGGCTGGCCCACCAGTCACCCGGGGACGAGGGCGAAGCGGTCGAGGTCAAGCTGCGCTCGGCCGCCGCGCCCGTGCCGGCCCGGCTCTGGCTCGACGGCGGGAGCGGCGCGCGAGTCGAGCTGGCGGAGCCGCAATTGGGAGTGGCGCCGGGTCAGGCTTGCGTGTTTTATCGCGGGAGCCGGGTGCTGGGCGGCGGTTGGATCCGGCGCGATGAAGCCAAAGCGGAGGCGGCAGCATGA
- a CDS encoding hybrid sensor histidine kinase/response regulator: MTMSHGTPILGLSLAYLGLLFVIAHFGERHARSWASSRLAPIVYALSLAIYCTSWTFYGAVGRAVNNGLDFALIYVGPALVILFAQPLMAKIVRVAKRQNVTSIADFLGARYGRSRAVSVMATLIAVMGAMPYIALQLQAVSFTFAALSGETGAAAAKAATPLWQDTALIVSLLMAAFTILFGVRHVQASEQHRGMMMAIAIESLVKLCALLAAGIFVVWRLYDGPGDLMAQFNAASLPSNPTNLAPTASWIALTALSAVAFLCLPRQFHVAVVEHHHPRSLPTARILFPLYLLLINVFVIPIALAGLHRLGADVAPDLFVLMLPLQSGADWLVALVFIGGLSAATSMVAIACMALSGMIGNELVMPLLLRSRQPNEGNIGQLALLVRRIAVVVILLAAFAYYRIITGILPLATIGMVSFCAVSNFAPGLILGLYWRRTHRHGVIAGLAAGFAIWFWAVLWPTVDPAAATALPPVGPLAWFDPLTRGFVVGFLVNLGLTVVGSLLAKASARDLSQADAFVSGAEVEHHGPAEEPAATELDQLRELTARFIGAERASQAFAGQNLSGAAALEFTERLLSGTIGSASARVVVTAARRRGLWLPGTFREMLDEATAAIRYNADLLRRTLDHMGLGIAVFDDGGRLEVWNERFASLTGLDPEQLRTGATLFDLAHAVPALGSLALRTRAAFQEIRLASGTVTELRVDPLSDRGIVITANDVTDRVSAAEALRDSERRIRIITDNVPVLIAYVDREERYRFANRPYQATLKLGSRASEGHRVAEVLEPERYARLKPHIDAALAGQPQSFEIDFPTNDAKIEVARGTYIPHRDERGEVLGFFLLYVDISDRRRAEAAMRLANESLERRVAERTSELETARMRAEEANIDKTRFIAAASHDLLQPLHATRLFLAALGERHPDDELVSKIELGLSAVDDLLNALLDIAKLDTGTVRPERKPVPVGPLLQSLVESFVLIAAQNQVELRLVASDAVVETDPTLLRRVLQNFLSNAIRYGQAPGRSARVVIGCRRHQGGLRIEVHDNGPGIPKASQAEVFKEFVRLGRREGKGERGLGLGLAIVDRIARMLGHPLRLASEPGRGSTFSIEMPLAAATSRAVPDRVADRVVPPPATSRAAMVVCIDDEAPVREAMTVLLASWGCEVMAVEDADQAIARVNGRVPDLVLIDLHLGDDRPDGFAEIGRLRTAWGPRLPAALVTADRDAANLSRARNLGLDVLLKPVKPAQLRALVTRYSPTRTM, from the coding sequence ATGACGATGTCGCACGGAACGCCCATTCTCGGCCTGTCGCTGGCCTATCTCGGCCTGCTTTTCGTGATCGCGCATTTCGGCGAGCGCCATGCTCGGTCCTGGGCTTCGAGCCGGCTCGCACCCATCGTCTATGCCCTGTCGCTGGCGATCTACTGCACCTCCTGGACGTTCTACGGTGCGGTCGGACGCGCCGTGAATAACGGTCTGGATTTCGCGCTCATCTATGTCGGTCCGGCGCTGGTGATCCTCTTTGCACAGCCGCTCATGGCCAAGATCGTGCGCGTCGCCAAGCGCCAGAACGTGACCTCGATCGCCGATTTCCTGGGCGCCCGCTACGGCCGCAGCCGCGCGGTCTCGGTGATGGCCACGCTGATCGCGGTGATGGGCGCGATGCCCTATATTGCGCTGCAGCTCCAGGCGGTCTCCTTCACCTTCGCCGCGCTCTCGGGCGAAACCGGCGCCGCCGCGGCCAAAGCCGCCACACCGCTCTGGCAGGACACGGCCCTGATCGTCTCGCTGCTGATGGCGGCCTTCACCATCCTCTTCGGCGTGCGGCATGTCCAAGCCAGCGAGCAGCACCGCGGCATGATGATGGCGATCGCGATCGAATCGCTGGTCAAGCTCTGTGCGCTGCTGGCGGCCGGCATCTTCGTGGTATGGCGGCTCTATGACGGCCCGGGCGACCTCATGGCGCAGTTCAACGCCGCCTCGCTCCCCTCGAACCCCACGAACCTGGCGCCCACCGCGAGCTGGATCGCTCTCACCGCGCTCTCCGCCGTCGCGTTCCTCTGTTTGCCGCGCCAGTTCCATGTGGCGGTGGTCGAGCATCATCATCCGCGCAGCCTGCCGACGGCGCGCATCCTGTTTCCGCTCTATTTGCTGCTGATCAATGTCTTCGTGATTCCGATCGCGCTCGCCGGCCTGCACCGGCTGGGCGCCGACGTCGCTCCCGACCTGTTCGTCCTGATGCTGCCCCTGCAATCGGGCGCCGACTGGCTGGTCGCCCTGGTCTTCATCGGCGGACTCTCGGCCGCGACCAGCATGGTCGCGATCGCCTGCATGGCGCTCTCGGGCATGATCGGCAACGAGTTGGTGATGCCGCTGCTGCTGCGCAGCCGCCAGCCGAACGAGGGCAATATCGGTCAGCTGGCCTTGCTGGTGCGCCGGATCGCGGTCGTCGTCATCCTGCTCGCGGCCTTCGCCTATTACCGGATCATCACCGGCATCCTGCCCTTGGCGACGATCGGCATGGTTTCGTTCTGCGCCGTATCGAATTTCGCGCCGGGGCTGATCCTCGGTCTCTATTGGCGGCGCACCCATCGCCATGGCGTCATCGCCGGGCTGGCCGCCGGCTTCGCCATCTGGTTCTGGGCGGTGCTCTGGCCGACGGTCGATCCCGCCGCGGCCACCGCTCTGCCGCCCGTGGGGCCGCTGGCCTGGTTCGATCCCCTGACCCGCGGCTTCGTGGTCGGGTTCCTCGTCAATCTCGGCCTGACCGTGGTCGGTTCGCTGCTGGCGAAGGCCTCGGCGCGCGACCTCTCCCAGGCCGATGCCTTTGTCTCCGGCGCCGAGGTCGAGCATCACGGGCCCGCGGAAGAGCCCGCCGCGACCGAACTCGACCAGCTGCGCGAACTCACCGCCCGCTTCATCGGCGCGGAGCGCGCCAGCCAGGCATTCGCCGGCCAGAACCTTTCGGGCGCCGCGGCCCTCGAATTCACCGAGCGCTTGTTGTCGGGAACCATCGGGTCGGCCTCGGCCCGCGTGGTGGTGACGGCCGCGCGTCGCCGCGGTCTCTGGCTGCCCGGGACATTCCGCGAAATGCTCGACGAGGCGACCGCCGCCATCCGCTACAACGCCGACCTGCTGCGCCGCACGCTCGATCATATGGGCCTCGGCATCGCCGTGTTCGACGACGGGGGACGGCTCGAAGTCTGGAACGAACGATTCGCGAGCTTGACCGGCCTCGATCCGGAACAGCTGCGGACCGGTGCGACGCTGTTCGATCTGGCCCATGCCGTGCCGGCCTTGGGATCGCTGGCACTCCGCACGCGCGCCGCGTTTCAGGAGATCCGCCTGGCCAGCGGCACCGTGACGGAGCTTCGCGTCGATCCCCTGTCCGATCGCGGTATCGTCATCACCGCCAACGACGTTACCGATCGGGTGAGCGCAGCCGAGGCTTTGCGCGACAGCGAGCGGCGCATCCGCATCATCACCGACAATGTGCCGGTGCTGATCGCCTATGTGGATCGCGAGGAGCGCTATCGCTTCGCCAATCGGCCCTATCAGGCGACCCTCAAGCTGGGATCGCGGGCTTCCGAGGGCCACCGCGTCGCCGAGGTGCTGGAGCCCGAGCGATATGCTCGCCTCAAGCCCCATATCGACGCGGCCCTCGCGGGGCAGCCGCAGAGCTTCGAGATCGATTTCCCGACCAACGACGCCAAGATCGAGGTTGCGCGCGGCACATACATCCCCCACCGCGACGAGCGCGGCGAGGTGCTGGGGTTTTTCCTGCTTTATGTCGATATCAGCGATCGCCGGCGTGCCGAAGCGGCGATGCGCCTCGCCAATGAGTCGCTCGAGCGCCGGGTCGCCGAACGCACCTCGGAGCTCGAAACCGCCCGCATGCGCGCCGAGGAGGCCAATATCGACAAGACGCGATTCATCGCCGCGGCCAGCCACGATCTGCTGCAGCCGCTGCATGCGACCCGGCTGTTCCTGGCGGCACTGGGAGAGCGCCATCCGGATGACGAGCTGGTGTCGAAGATCGAGCTGGGATTGAGCGCCGTCGACGATTTGCTCAACGCCCTGCTCGATATCGCCAAGCTCGATACCGGCACGGTGCGGCCCGAGCGCAAACCGGTCCCGGTCGGCCCCCTGCTGCAGTCCCTGGTCGAATCCTTCGTGCTGATCGCAGCGCAAAATCAGGTCGAGCTGCGCCTCGTGGCCTCCGATGCCGTGGTCGAGACCGATCCGACCCTGCTGCGCCGCGTCCTGCAGAACTTCCTCTCCAACGCCATCCGATACGGCCAGGCGCCGGGACGGTCCGCCCGCGTGGTGATCGGCTGTCGGCGTCATCAGGGAGGGCTGCGGATCGAAGTGCATGACAACGGCCCCGGCATTCCGAAGGCGAGCCAGGCCGAGGTCTTCAAGGAGTTCGTCCGGCTCGGCCGCCGCGAGGGGAAAGGCGAGCGTGGCCTCGGGCTGGGTCTCGCCATCGTCGACCGCATCGCCCGGATGCTGGGGCATCCCTTGCGTCTCGCCTCCGAGCCAGGCCGGGGTTCCACCTTCTCGATCGAGATGCCGCTCGCCGCCGCGACGTCGCGCGCGGTCCCCGATCGCGTCGCCGATCGCGTGGTGCCGCCGCCGGCCACGAGCCGCGCCGCGATGGTGGTCTGCATCGACGACGAGGCACCCGTCCGCGAGGCCATGACGGTACTGCTGGCGAGCTGGGGCTGCGAGGTCATGGCCGTCGAAGACGCTGACCAGGCCATCGCCAGGGTCAATGGCCGCGTTCCCGACCTGGTGCTGATCGATCTCCATCTGGGCGACGACAGGCCCGACGGCTTCGCCGAGATCGGGCGGCTGCGAACGGCCTGGGGTCCGCGCCTGCCGGCCGCCCTGGTCACCGCCGACCGCGACGCCGCCAACCTCTCCCGCGCCCGCAACCTCGGGCTCGATGTGCTGCTGAAGCCGGTGAAGCCGGCGCAGCTGCGCGCCCTGGTGACGCGCTACAGCCCGACGCGCACGATGTGA
- the tkt gene encoding transketolase: MKTPLYLGPREKTVEESAKPKIAAPPDASQAATGPQGRRSIDRLCIDTIRTLSMDAVQQANSGHPGTPMALAPVIYTLWQRFLRFDPADPTWPDRDRFVLSNGHASMLLYSMLHLAGVTAVDDRGEPTGEAAVTIDDIKHFREIDSKCPGHPEYGLTSGVETTTGPLGQGCATSVGMAMAGRWLAQHFNRPDFVLFDHDVYAFCGDGDMMEGITSEAASLAGHLMLGNLCWIYDSNRITIEGHTDLAFSEDVAARFLAYGWSVHRVGDANDIERMAEAIEIFRRTHKVPTLIVAESHIGYGAPHKHDTSAAHGEPLGEEEIRLAKRNYGWPEDAKFLVPDGVREHFRRGIGRRGHELRKAWLARVEAYRARHPDLAGQLEKMQKCELPDGWDGELPGFAADPKGLASRDSSAKVQNAIAAHFPWLIGGAADLAPSTKTRLTFEAAGDFEADKYGGRNLHFGIREHAMGAIVNGLALSKIRAYDSSFLIFSDYMKPAIRLGALMGLPVVHIFTHDSIGLGQDGPTHQPVEQLISLRAVPGIVTLRPADANEVVEAWRVVIRLKHQPACLVLSRQPLPTFDRKRYASAAGVARGAYVLADAEKGRPAVIMMGTGSEVALCVEVYERLEQEGIAARVVSMPSWELFEQQDRAYRDSVLPPDITARVSIEEGSVIGWDRYVGSTGAMIGMHSFGSSAPIKDLMKKFGFTPEKLLAAAKQQIARAREKAA; the protein is encoded by the coding sequence ATGAAAACTCCCCTTTACCTGGGACCGCGCGAGAAGACCGTGGAAGAGTCCGCGAAACCGAAAATCGCCGCGCCCCCGGACGCCAGTCAGGCAGCGACAGGACCTCAGGGCCGGCGGTCGATCGATCGGCTCTGCATCGACACCATCCGCACCTTGTCGATGGATGCCGTGCAGCAGGCCAATTCGGGCCATCCTGGCACGCCGATGGCCCTGGCGCCGGTGATCTACACCTTGTGGCAGCGGTTCCTGCGCTTCGATCCCGCGGATCCCACCTGGCCGGATCGCGACCGCTTCGTGCTCTCGAACGGACATGCGTCGATGCTGCTCTATTCGATGTTGCATCTGGCTGGCGTGACAGCGGTCGATGACAGGGGCGAGCCTACCGGCGAGGCCGCCGTAACGATCGACGACATCAAGCACTTCCGCGAGATCGACAGCAAATGCCCGGGCCATCCGGAATATGGCCTGACCTCGGGCGTCGAGACGACGACCGGGCCGCTGGGCCAGGGCTGCGCGACCAGCGTCGGCATGGCGATGGCCGGGCGCTGGCTGGCGCAGCATTTCAATCGGCCGGACTTCGTCCTCTTCGACCATGACGTTTATGCGTTCTGCGGAGACGGCGACATGATGGAAGGTATCACGAGCGAAGCCGCCTCGCTCGCAGGCCATCTGATGCTCGGGAACCTGTGCTGGATCTATGACAGCAACCGGATCACGATCGAGGGCCACACCGATCTCGCCTTCAGCGAAGACGTCGCCGCGCGCTTTCTCGCCTATGGATGGAGCGTCCATCGGGTCGGTGACGCCAACGACATCGAGCGGATGGCAGAGGCGATCGAGATCTTCCGGCGCACCCACAAGGTCCCCACATTGATCGTAGCCGAGAGCCATATCGGTTACGGTGCCCCGCATAAGCACGATACGAGTGCTGCCCATGGCGAGCCGCTGGGCGAGGAGGAAATCCGCCTGGCCAAGCGCAACTATGGCTGGCCGGAAGACGCCAAGTTCCTCGTGCCCGACGGCGTGCGCGAGCATTTCCGCAGAGGCATCGGGCGGCGGGGCCATGAGCTGCGGAAAGCGTGGCTAGCGCGGGTCGAGGCTTATCGCGCCAGGCATCCGGATCTTGCCGGCCAGCTCGAGAAGATGCAGAAGTGCGAGCTCCCGGATGGCTGGGACGGAGAGTTGCCCGGCTTCGCTGCGGATCCGAAGGGTCTTGCGAGCCGCGATTCATCCGCCAAGGTGCAGAACGCCATTGCGGCGCATTTTCCCTGGCTGATCGGCGGCGCCGCCGATCTCGCACCGTCGACCAAGACAAGGCTGACATTCGAAGCCGCGGGAGATTTCGAGGCCGACAAATATGGCGGCCGCAATCTCCATTTCGGCATTCGCGAGCATGCGATGGGCGCGATCGTGAACGGTCTCGCCTTGTCCAAGATCCGCGCCTATGACTCGAGCTTCCTCATTTTCTCGGACTATATGAAGCCGGCCATCCGCCTGGGCGCGCTGATGGGGCTGCCGGTTGTTCACATCTTCACCCATGATTCGATCGGCCTCGGGCAGGACGGCCCGACGCATCAGCCGGTCGAGCAGCTGATTTCGCTGCGTGCCGTCCCAGGCATCGTCACGCTGCGGCCCGCAGACGCCAATGAAGTCGTCGAGGCCTGGCGCGTCGTCATCCGGCTGAAGCATCAGCCCGCTTGCCTGGTGCTGAGCCGACAGCCACTGCCGACTTTCGATCGGAAGCGCTATGCGTCTGCCGCGGGTGTGGCGCGAGGGGCGTATGTGCTGGCGGATGCGGAAAAAGGCCGGCCGGCGGTGATCATGATGGGGACCGGCAGCGAGGTGGCGCTCTGTGTCGAGGTCTATGAAAGGCTCGAGCAGGAAGGCATCGCGGCACGGGTCGTCAGCATGCCCTCCTGGGAATTGTTCGAACAACAGGATCGAGCCTATCGCGACAGCGTGCTTCCCCCCGATATCACGGCGCGCGTGTCGATCGAAGAAGGTTCGGTGATCGGCTGGGACCGCTATGTCGGCAGCACGGGCGCCATGATTGGCATGCATAGCTTCGGCTCATCGGCGCCGATCAAGGATCTGATGAAGAAATTCGGCTTCACACCCGAGAAGCTGCTGGCCGCGGCAAAGCAGCAGATCGCGCGGGCCAGGGAGAAAGCGGCATGA
- a CDS encoding SCP2 sterol-binding domain-containing protein codes for MSEIEDLTRILNEKVKLLPPLGYKLKIELDEGGLVIWDGTGSAPVITNEDGSADTTLRMTSTNAKALMEGRLDPTLAYMTGKLKVEGKLGVAMKLAAMLGD; via the coding sequence ATGAGCGAGATCGAGGACCTGACCCGGATCCTGAACGAGAAGGTCAAGCTCCTGCCGCCCCTGGGCTACAAGCTCAAGATCGAGCTCGACGAAGGCGGCCTCGTGATCTGGGACGGTACCGGCAGCGCGCCGGTCATCACCAACGAGGACGGCAGCGCCGATACCACGCTGCGAATGACCTCCACCAACGCCAAGGCCCTGATGGAAGGCCGGCTCGACCCCACGCTCGCCTATATGACGGGCAAGCTGAAGGTCGAGGGCAAGCTCGGCGTCGCCATGAAACTGGCGGCGATGCTGGGGGATTGA